A genome region from Longimicrobium sp. includes the following:
- a CDS encoding AraC family transcriptional regulator yields the protein MQTVPLLAAGRFCGRAVRRAHAGSFLLEETGYRPRQRLEAHAHERALLCVVLEGSWRERSGGAAAECVPLDVLYRPPGEVHAQEFSARPARCFSLEIGPEVTARYADHTRALGQRLGGAASPLQPLVARLRRELLEADALSPLAVEGLWLEIVATAGRARPGRGADRPGWLPRALDWLRAHAAGPVTIADAAAAVEVEPPRFSREFRRAMGCTVAGYLRSVRVRAAERLLLDPGVPGAEVALRVGFYDQSHFCRAFKRETGLTPTEFAAGRAGGRPGAQGPGDRDPRGPGTSA from the coding sequence ATGCAGACGGTCCCCCTGCTCGCCGCCGGCCGGTTCTGCGGCCGCGCGGTCCGCCGCGCCCACGCCGGCTCCTTCCTGCTGGAGGAGACGGGCTACCGCCCGCGCCAGCGCCTGGAGGCGCACGCGCACGAGCGGGCGCTGCTGTGCGTGGTGCTGGAGGGGAGCTGGCGGGAGCGCTCCGGCGGCGCCGCGGCCGAGTGCGTCCCCCTGGACGTGCTGTACCGGCCGCCGGGCGAGGTGCACGCGCAGGAGTTCAGCGCGCGTCCGGCGCGGTGCTTCAGCCTGGAGATCGGCCCGGAGGTGACCGCGCGCTACGCGGACCACACGCGCGCCCTGGGGCAGCGCCTGGGCGGGGCCGCCTCGCCCCTGCAGCCGCTGGTGGCGCGCCTCAGGCGGGAGCTGCTGGAGGCCGACGCGCTGTCGCCGCTGGCGGTGGAGGGGCTGTGGCTGGAGATCGTGGCGACCGCGGGGCGGGCGCGGCCGGGGCGCGGGGCGGACCGCCCCGGATGGCTCCCCCGCGCGCTCGACTGGCTGCGGGCCCACGCGGCGGGCCCCGTGACGATCGCCGACGCGGCGGCCGCCGTGGAGGTGGAGCCGCCGCGCTTCTCGCGCGAGTTCCGCCGCGCCATGGGGTGCACGGTGGCGGGCTACCTGCGCTCGGTGCGCGTGCGTGCGGCCGAGCGGCTCCTGCTGGACCCGGGCGTGCCGGGGGCCGAGGTGGCGCTCCGGGTGGGCTTCTACGACCAGAGCCACTTCTGCCGCGCGTTCAAGCGCGAGACGGGGCTCACCCCGACGGAGTTCGCCGCGGGGAGGGCCGGCGGCCGTCCGGGAGCCCAGGGGCCGGGCGATCGGGATCCGCGCGGCCCGGGGACGAGTGCCTGA
- a CDS encoding CehA/McbA family metallohydrolase — MSPILASVSIRATMPVAALLCSALSASNASGQRVFFGNLHSHTSYSDGTGTPSRAYRHARDAARLDFLAITEHNHAGAEFGAGERADGRLIGTDHRLYSGPQNSALIPSANRYNEDGRFVAIYGQEFSTIGKGNHVNVFDVDRVIEVSNGEFAELIDWLEDHPDGTGHPAVLQFNHPALHSTSKEYGADDFGSEENWIAMMGRHASLIEVLNGPAMESSAGHRAEEVMEEDFFHYLNVGFHLAPTGDQDNHYATWGTVTDVRTAVIADELTRAKVMGALRNRHVYASEDRNLELIFRVGGHLTGDIVRDPPAIGSELPIELTIRDADEPNAQYTVSVFADDKAGGEPARFVTSRTVQGDTPAGTPLRIGGVRYSGPGQYVLLKVRQRSGVLADRAWTAPVWFEP, encoded by the coding sequence ATGAGCCCAATACTCGCCTCCGTGTCGATTCGTGCGACCATGCCAGTGGCCGCACTCCTGTGCTCAGCGCTTTCAGCCTCCAACGCCTCTGGCCAGCGCGTATTCTTCGGCAATCTGCACAGCCACACCTCGTACAGCGACGGCACAGGCACCCCCTCGCGCGCGTACAGACACGCCCGCGACGCCGCCCGTCTCGACTTCCTCGCAATCACAGAGCACAACCACGCGGGGGCCGAGTTCGGCGCCGGAGAGCGCGCCGACGGACGATTGATCGGAACGGACCACAGGCTCTATTCGGGTCCGCAGAACTCCGCCCTGATCCCGAGCGCGAATCGATACAATGAAGATGGGCGTTTCGTCGCCATCTACGGCCAGGAGTTCTCGACCATCGGCAAGGGGAACCACGTCAACGTGTTCGACGTCGACCGGGTCATTGAGGTAAGCAACGGCGAATTCGCCGAATTGATAGATTGGCTGGAGGACCATCCCGATGGCACCGGCCATCCAGCGGTGCTCCAGTTCAATCACCCGGCGTTGCACAGCACGTCGAAGGAGTACGGCGCCGACGACTTCGGCTCGGAGGAAAACTGGATAGCAATGATGGGGCGCCACGCCTCGCTGATCGAGGTCCTCAACGGGCCGGCGATGGAGAGCAGCGCAGGGCACCGCGCCGAAGAAGTAATGGAGGAGGACTTCTTCCACTATCTCAATGTGGGATTCCACCTTGCTCCCACAGGAGACCAAGACAACCATTATGCCACCTGGGGCACGGTCACCGATGTGCGCACCGCCGTGATCGCAGATGAGTTGACCCGCGCCAAGGTCATGGGCGCACTCCGGAACCGGCACGTCTACGCGAGCGAAGACCGCAACCTGGAACTGATCTTCCGTGTGGGCGGGCACCTGACAGGGGACATCGTCCGTGATCCACCGGCCATCGGCTCAGAATTGCCAATCGAACTCACCATCCGCGACGCGGACGAGCCGAACGCCCAGTACACGGTCTCGGTGTTCGCGGACGACAAAGCGGGCGGCGAGCCGGCGCGGTTCGTCACCTCTCGAACCGTCCAGGGAGACACCCCCGCCGGGACACCGCTGCGAATCGGCGGGGTCCGGTACAGCGGCCCGGGGCAGTACGTATTATTGAAGGTGCGCCAACGCAGTGGAGTTCTGGCGGATCGCGCCTGGACCGCGCCCGTCTGGTTCGAGCCCTGA
- the queD gene encoding 6-carboxytetrahydropterin synthase QueD, whose translation MDVFKVFQFEAAHLLPNVPPGHKCARLHGHSFRVEVHVAGPVDPRLGWVMDFADVKAAFRPLHDALDHRYLNEIPGLENPTSENLARWIWERLAPSLPGLRKVVVRETCTSGCVYRGEEAEVPGR comes from the coding sequence ATGGACGTCTTCAAGGTCTTCCAGTTCGAGGCCGCGCACCTGCTGCCGAACGTGCCGCCCGGCCACAAGTGCGCGCGGCTGCACGGGCACTCGTTCCGGGTGGAGGTGCACGTGGCCGGGCCGGTGGACCCGCGCCTGGGCTGGGTGATGGACTTCGCCGACGTGAAGGCGGCGTTCCGGCCGCTGCACGACGCGCTCGACCACCGCTACCTGAACGAGATCCCCGGCCTGGAGAACCCCACCAGCGAGAACCTGGCGCGCTGGATCTGGGAGCGCCTGGCGCCGTCGCTCCCCGGCCTCCGCAAGGTCGTCGTCCGCGAGACGTGCACCTCGGGGTGCGTGTACCGGGGCGAGGAGGCGGAAGTGCCTGGACGTTGA